The following coding sequences lie in one Chrysiogenia bacterium genomic window:
- a CDS encoding heme A synthase, with translation MREFRFSLLTIVATFFLLIVGGLVHGTGSSLACPDWPTCYGTFFPEMKGGVFFEHSHRIVATLVGVLTITQAVLIWKTRRGELVAKLAIAAVGLVIFQGVLGGITVLYQLPTFVSSAHLATSMIFFSLTILIAFLLAPPVEDAGLAPTPPGLKKWVGAVTVFAYLQIVLGAVVRHTHAGLACIDIPLCNGAIFPEGAPGILIVHMTHRLVGVLVAVAVLALSGLVRARAGGNSVLLRVGGIVLPILVVLQVTLGFLSVSTSLQLHTVTAHLGGGALLLATLVSLYLFCRRYEPQSQTA, from the coding sequence ATGCGCGAATTTCGATTTTCTTTACTGACCATCGTTGCGACGTTTTTCCTCCTCATCGTGGGGGGGCTCGTTCACGGCACGGGATCGTCCCTGGCCTGCCCGGACTGGCCGACCTGTTACGGGACCTTCTTCCCCGAAATGAAGGGTGGGGTGTTTTTCGAGCACTCCCACCGCATTGTCGCCACGCTGGTCGGTGTTCTCACGATCACGCAGGCTGTGCTCATCTGGAAGACCCGCCGGGGCGAGCTGGTGGCCAAGCTCGCCATCGCCGCCGTGGGTCTGGTCATCTTCCAGGGCGTCCTGGGCGGGATCACGGTCCTCTATCAGCTTCCGACCTTCGTCTCGAGCGCGCACCTGGCGACCTCGATGATCTTCTTCTCGCTCACGATCCTGATCGCCTTCTTGCTGGCGCCGCCGGTGGAGGATGCAGGGCTTGCGCCCACGCCGCCGGGACTCAAAAAGTGGGTCGGCGCCGTGACCGTATTCGCCTATTTGCAGATCGTGCTCGGCGCGGTGGTGCGCCACACCCATGCGGGCCTTGCCTGCATCGACATCCCGCTGTGCAACGGCGCGATTTTTCCCGAAGGCGCGCCGGGGATTCTGATCGTTCACATGACCCACCGGTTGGTGGGCGTGCTGGTGGCGGTCGCCGTGCTTGCGCTCTCGGGACTCGTGCGCGCACGTGCCGGCGGCAACTCGGTGTTGCTCCGGGTGGGTGGTATTGTCCTGCCCATCCTGGTTGTCCTGCAGGTGACGCTGGGTTTCCTGAGCGTCAGTACCAGCCTGCAGCTCCACACCGTGACGGCGCACCTTGGCGGCGGCGCGTTGCTGCTGGCCACGCTGGTTTCCCTCTACCTTTTCTGCCGCCGCTACGAACCTCAGTCGCAGACGGCCTGA
- the cyoE gene encoding heme o synthase, translated as MNSVDHEITAAPGRQVEGSLLDFVALAKPRILMMVLITTSGSFWLAAGGRDFERLLYTLVGFGLVVSGANALNMYIERDTDRLMTRTQGRPLPAGRLQPRMAMVFGLVMIGLGFPIVIALVNLVSALVIFVSLGLYVLVYTPLKRHSSFALLVGSIPGAAPPLVGWTAATGTLEIPGDLPGLILFAVLFLWQVPHFLAISLFRKDEYARAGLQLLPLEIDDESAKHQAIFYLLALVPVSLLLVTVGAAGMIYLAAALLGGLVFLGVGLLGLRKNAGEAWARQLFIVSLLYLTGIFGALVLDQIVGSRLAQLG; from the coding sequence ATGAACTCCGTCGATCACGAAATCACCGCAGCACCCGGCCGGCAGGTCGAGGGTTCGCTGCTGGATTTCGTGGCGTTGGCCAAGCCGCGCATCCTGATGATGGTGCTCATCACCACCTCGGGCAGCTTCTGGCTCGCAGCCGGCGGCAGGGACTTTGAGCGTTTGCTCTACACGCTGGTCGGATTCGGCCTGGTGGTCTCGGGCGCCAACGCGCTCAACATGTATATCGAGCGCGATACCGATCGCCTGATGACGCGCACGCAGGGCCGCCCGCTGCCGGCCGGTCGCCTGCAACCGCGCATGGCGATGGTGTTCGGGCTGGTGATGATCGGCCTTGGATTTCCGATCGTGATCGCGCTCGTGAACCTGGTGAGCGCACTGGTGATCTTCGTCTCGCTGGGCCTCTATGTGCTCGTCTACACGCCGCTCAAGCGCCACAGCTCTTTCGCGCTGCTGGTGGGCTCGATTCCCGGCGCGGCGCCGCCGCTGGTGGGATGGACCGCAGCGACCGGTACGCTGGAGATCCCCGGCGACCTGCCGGGGCTGATTCTCTTTGCCGTGCTCTTCCTCTGGCAGGTGCCCCACTTCCTGGCGATCTCGCTCTTCCGCAAGGACGAATACGCGCGCGCGGGGCTGCAGCTACTCCCGCTGGAGATCGACGACGAGAGTGCCAAGCACCAGGCCATCTTCTACCTGCTGGCGCTCGTGCCGGTGAGCCTGCTGCTGGTTACGGTGGGTGCGGCGGGCATGATCTATCTGGCGGCGGCCCTTCTGGGCGGCCTGGTGTTTCTGGGTGTGGGGTTGCTCGGACTGCGAAAAAACGCGGGTGAGGCATGGGCCAGGCAGCTCTTCATTGTTTCCTTGCTCTATTTGACGGGTATTTTTGGCGCGTTGGTTCTCGACCAGATAGTCGGGTCGCGGCTGGCGCAGTTGGGATAA
- a CDS encoding ATP-binding cassette domain-containing protein, translating to MTQSSSLLEVRDLVRSYGERRAVDGVSFSIGKAEVFGLLGPNGAGKSTTFHVLTGLLRPDSGVFLFEGAERSIKDRALRARVGVAFQKPSVDIKLTGRENLALGASLYAVPKAQARQRIEDALQRSGLAGRADEPVENYSGGMRRRLELARVLLSDPALVILDEPTQGLDQGAFRKFWEDLLKLRDERGLSILLTTHDPQEAEYCDRIAIMDHGKIIECDTPENLRQKVGGDVIVIEATDLPALATEIEKQFSVKPVVSELDLRFEHERAHELIPRLVEALPAGRLRSVAMHRPTLGDVFVKLTGRSLDVDTDAKEESAA from the coding sequence ATGACGCAGAGTTCTTCACTTCTGGAAGTGCGCGATCTGGTTCGCTCCTACGGCGAACGGCGCGCGGTCGACGGGGTTTCGTTCTCCATCGGAAAGGCGGAGGTCTTCGGCCTGCTGGGGCCCAACGGCGCCGGCAAGAGCACGACCTTTCACGTGCTGACCGGGCTGCTGCGCCCGGACTCGGGCGTGTTCCTCTTTGAGGGCGCCGAGCGATCGATCAAGGACCGTGCGCTGCGCGCGCGGGTGGGCGTCGCCTTCCAGAAACCCAGCGTGGACATCAAGCTCACCGGACGTGAGAACCTGGCGTTGGGCGCTTCGCTCTACGCGGTGCCAAAGGCACAGGCCCGTCAGCGCATCGAGGACGCGCTGCAACGCTCGGGTCTTGCTGGGCGTGCCGACGAGCCCGTGGAGAACTACTCGGGCGGCATGCGCCGCCGGCTGGAACTGGCGCGCGTGCTGCTGAGCGATCCTGCGCTGGTGATCCTGGATGAGCCGACGCAGGGGCTCGACCAGGGTGCGTTTCGCAAGTTCTGGGAAGACCTGCTCAAGCTGCGCGACGAGCGCGGGCTGAGCATTCTGCTGACCACCCACGATCCCCAGGAAGCCGAGTACTGCGACCGCATTGCGATCATGGACCACGGCAAGATCATCGAGTGCGACACGCCCGAGAATCTTCGTCAGAAGGTTGGCGGTGACGTGATCGTGATTGAAGCAACCGACCTTCCGGCACTGGCGACCGAAATCGAAAAGCAGTTCTCGGTGAAACCGGTTGTGTCGGAGCTGGACCTGCGCTTCGAGCATGAGCGCGCCCACGAGCTGATCCCGCGTCTTGTGGAGGCGCTGCCCGCGGGCAGGCTTCGCAGCGTGGCAATGCACCGCCCGACGCTGGGCGACGTGTTCGTCAAGCTCACGGGCCGGTCGCTGGACGTGGATACCGATGCCAAAGAGGAGAGTGCAGCATGA
- a CDS encoding ABC transporter permease: MSSEARQVEPVAAMSAPAEVSSLRYELATIGVLWSRDLRRFFRQRSRIAGALIQPLIFWFVIGSGLSGTFRLQGAEGLGYMEYFFPGIVVMVVLFSSIFTTMSVIEDRAEGFLQAVLAAPASRGALVLGKALGGTSISMVQVVLFLALCPLAGFKLGVVAWPYLIWMLFVTSMGLTGVGFFIAWWLKTTQGYHAVMSVLLLPAWIVSGAMFPLPENTGWLGLLMRFNPMSYSVDGLRHGLYGLDAAIPGATLGLSPMMELGLATLFAALALVASIWICNRSE, translated from the coding sequence ATGAGCAGTGAAGCCCGGCAGGTAGAACCCGTAGCGGCAATGAGCGCTCCGGCGGAGGTTTCCTCTCTGCGCTACGAACTGGCCACCATCGGCGTGCTCTGGTCGCGCGACTTGCGCCGTTTCTTTCGCCAGCGAAGCCGCATTGCAGGCGCGCTCATTCAGCCGCTCATCTTCTGGTTCGTGATCGGAAGCGGCCTCTCGGGGACCTTCCGTCTCCAGGGGGCCGAGGGCCTCGGGTACATGGAATACTTCTTCCCCGGCATCGTGGTGATGGTGGTGCTGTTTTCCTCCATCTTCACGACCATGTCGGTGATCGAAGATCGCGCCGAGGGGTTCCTGCAGGCCGTGCTCGCTGCGCCCGCTTCACGCGGGGCGCTCGTGCTGGGCAAGGCGCTCGGCGGCACGTCCATCTCGATGGTGCAGGTGGTGCTCTTTCTCGCGCTTTGTCCGCTCGCGGGATTCAAGCTTGGCGTGGTCGCGTGGCCCTATCTGATCTGGATGCTGTTTGTGACGTCCATGGGTCTTACGGGCGTCGGCTTCTTTATCGCCTGGTGGCTCAAGACGACGCAGGGATACCACGCGGTAATGAGCGTGCTGCTGCTGCCGGCCTGGATCGTCTCGGGTGCGATGTTCCCGCTTCCCGAAAACACGGGCTGGCTGGGACTGCTCATGCGCTTTAATCCAATGAGCTACAGCGTTGACGGTCTTCGGCACGGACTCTATGGACTGGACGCGGCGATTCCCGGCGCAACGCTGGGACTCTCGCCGATGATGGAACTGGGACTGGCGACGCTCTTTGCCGCGCTGGCCCTCGTCGCAAGTATCTGGATCTGCAATCGCAGCGAGTAG
- a CDS encoding SCO family protein — MEDNKEAQEAQATSLITPLRVALVFGAILIVALGYLRMQEPPVEEMPVYFEIPQFTLTDQDSADFGRNSMEGKIWVADFIFSNCPAICPLLTAKFKALEQQTADWEGTKGAERIRFLSISVDPRNDTPEVLKKYAEKYKANLDRWTFLTGAPADVAQLLKTGFKVATVEGVSEENVDKVADGEILHVEHFALVDHLGRVRGYYAQDSESQAKLKRDLRRLLAEVDS, encoded by the coding sequence ATGGAAGACAACAAGGAAGCACAAGAGGCGCAGGCCACAAGTCTTATCACACCGCTGCGTGTGGCGTTGGTGTTCGGCGCGATTCTGATTGTGGCACTTGGTTACCTGCGCATGCAGGAACCCCCGGTCGAGGAAATGCCAGTCTATTTCGAGATTCCGCAGTTCACCCTGACCGATCAGGACAGCGCAGACTTCGGGCGCAACTCGATGGAGGGGAAGATCTGGGTGGCGGATTTCATCTTCTCGAACTGCCCGGCGATCTGTCCGCTGCTGACCGCGAAGTTCAAGGCGCTCGAGCAGCAGACCGCTGATTGGGAGGGGACCAAGGGCGCCGAGCGTATTCGCTTCCTCTCGATTTCGGTGGACCCGCGCAATGACACGCCCGAGGTGCTCAAGAAGTACGCCGAGAAGTACAAGGCGAATCTGGACCGCTGGACCTTCCTGACCGGCGCGCCGGCTGACGTGGCGCAGCTCCTCAAAACCGGCTTCAAGGTGGCCACCGTCGAGGGTGTTTCGGAAGAGAACGTCGACAAGGTTGCCGACGGAGAAATCCTCCACGTGGAACACTTCGCCCTGGTCGATCACTTGGGCCGCGTGCGCGGCTACTACGCCCAGGATTCAGAGTCGCAGGCAAAGCTGAAGCGCGACCTGCGCCGCCTCCTGGCGGAGGTGGACTCGTGA
- a CDS encoding DUF420 domain-containing protein, protein MSLAEVLPHVNATLNATSGVLLVSGVWAIAARKDRELHKKLMAAALVVSAVFLISYLTRMSLTGPTKFGGTGWLKTTYLLILGTHSVLAALVAPLAIRLVYLAAKDRLEEHKRMARWVFPVWLYVSVTGVVVYWMLYHLKV, encoded by the coding sequence GTGAGCCTTGCCGAAGTTCTGCCGCACGTAAATGCGACGCTCAATGCCACCTCCGGGGTTCTGCTGGTCAGCGGCGTGTGGGCCATTGCCGCCCGCAAGGACCGCGAGCTCCACAAGAAACTCATGGCCGCGGCGCTGGTCGTCTCCGCGGTGTTTCTGATTTCCTATCTCACGCGCATGTCGCTGACCGGCCCGACGAAGTTCGGCGGGACCGGGTGGCTCAAGACGACCTACCTGCTCATTCTGGGCACGCACTCAGTACTTGCCGCGCTGGTCGCACCGCTGGCGATCCGGCTTGTCTATCTTGCCGCAAAGGACCGGCTCGAAGAGCACAAGCGCATGGCCCGCTGGGTGTTTCCCGTCTGGCTCTATGTGTCGGTGACCGGCGTGGTCGTCTACTGGATGCTCTATCACCTGAAGGTCTAG